The genome window AGTTGATAgatcttgaaaatatatttgatttttggcTCTATTTACTTCCTTAATGTCCTTTGATAAAGAGCAAATTTGAATTATAAATtagttaaatattttccttttctaattttttttgtaattgcttaaaattgtatttatctaCAATTGAGTTCAAAAGCTATTCTTCTATATTATATCCAAtactatattttgctttttatagatTTTCTCTAAGAGTTACTTGCAATTCTTTTTGTGGATGGTATTAGTTTTGGGTCTATGACTAATTGTTTTActtgttcaacattattagttcTCAGTTTGTTTTTGTCATGTTTCTCTGTAGGCAGAGAGAGGATAATTCCAAAGCGACTTGCATTGAATAATGCACAGTGAGTGAAGGTGTTGTAGTATACATCACAGAAGGAGCTTTAAACACAACTGTGTGGTTTGAATATGTTTCTCCTTGAGCTTATGCCTTCTACTTGTAGAGCAGCATATCTCCAATAGTGACTGTTTCTTCACCCTGGGTCCTGCAATGAGAACATATAGGAAGTTGGGCCAAACTTGGTCAAACCCAGCATAGTAGAGCTGTAGTCAAGACCAGCATTCATTTACTACTTTACTTCTATCATGTGAATATTCCATTGCCCATGCTATTACTGACAACAAATCTATTCTCTGTTTGCACTATCTCACCAACTTTGTTATAAACTAGGTGTCCATGTATATGTTATCAGCATTACTTTTAGCTATTGCtgcaaacactttttaaaactatgctaAAACCAATggcttaaaaggaaaataaatttttagaaagatcAACAGGTCACCTAAAGTGGCTCCATTTCAGGTTGTAGAAGCTAGCAAAGTTTTGCTTCATATCTCAGTTCTGTGTAGATGGCTCCATGTGTCTTTCACCATCTTGAGACTAGTTTGCTATTTATGGAAATGTCACAAAGTAAGAGCTCCAAGGAAAATGTTTACAATCCCTTAAAGCCTAAGCTATGAATTGTCACACTCTCTCTTTTTCCAACATATCATCAAACATGTCACGTGGCTGAGCTCTAATCCAAGAGTGCAGAAATACATTTCACAAGTAGTGAAGTATGAAAAATTTATGGACACAGACACATTGTGCATAATTGGACCCAATCACTCGATCTACCTGATTCAGTTTCATGAATCTTTAGTATCTTTAACTAAAGTATTTGCAATTGCTCATATTcttaattattatagctttgaaatAAATCATATTATGCAGTAGAGcaatttatgtcattttttttttcttatccctGAGTAGATCATAGTAATGtttgtccctttttatttttataaacagttcaggatttattttgttcatattacTGCATGCTTTTATAGCAAGAATCTCTCATGCTCTGTAAAAATTATGTTATCTGTTCATTAGATCTGTGCTTCAAGGCATTCTTAGCTGTAGCTAGGATTTTTCTGCTGTATCAGTCTACACTTCTTCATCCCCTTTGTATGCTTCTGGAACTATAGAAAAATCATATTGGATAATGTCTATTTTTACCCTGTCTTTAttgatgtgactttatttggattattaatttattattattactattagtatCGGATTTatgagggaggggagaggcaaTAGAAACCTATATATTGAGTTCAACATATTTACTAATAAATccacattttctctatttatttctatttatttctccaTTGATTGCtgaaagacagataaatagacTTATAGGTGTAACTactgatacaaataaataagGTTGAATAATTGGACAAAGCACACATCAAAGATAAATATTATCTTAGAGGTACGATTAttaattgtatttgttttcttttctctgttgtttcttcttaattttttttcaatatgttaatgtttttattataataaagaaagaaagtgtacttttgaaaaatgaaaagcttGTAAAAATACCAAAATACCATGATCTCTAACACTTTCACTTCaataaaatatctgtgaaatgaagaaaatagccTAAAATATGGCAgcatttatatttgaaaacattaaagCAAGATTATcatctgtatgtattttttttcaaattccttactgaatgcatatatatataatgattatatataatatgatatCAATAAATAATTCACTTGGAAGTTCTAAATAAAAGTTACATTGGTTATAACATTCAATTTAGTTATCAAACAGGCTCTAAAGAACATTCAGTAAAAGACTAATTGtataaaatgtgaaagagaagAATAACCACAGATTTAGAAGTATATTGTCAAATTAGATTGAGAAGGCTACTGGTAATGGCATCTTAGATGATTTCCACTGAGTAGGACATATAGACTattgaaataatacaataaaatatgaagtacgaaataaaaaacatatctTAATGAGAGCATCAGCAATCTACACCAAGTTATGAGCAGTTTCTAAAAGCAATGTGATACATTTTGAGATGAAAAGCAGGATTACTGCTGAAAGTGAAGGTATAAGGCCAAAAACATGTATACAGTTCTCTGGAAACAACATTTTACAGACTGGAATGGCAGGGGTCAAAAAGACAGTTTCTGACCTCTATTCCAATCAATTTTTCACTTTGTGGAAAGTCAAAAAGCACCCGAACATCTACATTTGTAACTAAGGCAAGAAACGCCTGCAATTGTTCTTTTGCAATGGTGGCAATGGTCATGTCAACCTGAGGATCATTCTGAGGTCAGCTGTCTATTGCTTTGAGTAGCAAACTTTGTgcattgaaagtattttttaaaaagctacctgAGGATTAGCTATTAGGTCCATACAgtgtaaaaaatttattttatatatttcaagcATAATTAATAGTAAGCCAAATTCAAAGGCCAGCCAGAATTTCAGAGAGATGATCGAGATATCTGGAGATGATTTGTTCTAGAGCCTTTGCCTGAGAGGCTGAGCTATACTTTTTATGGCCACATAGACCTATATGTAAAGGGACAAATGTAAGAATAACCCAAAGTTGGAGATTCAGAGAAAACATTCCCTAATATTGATTTAGACCATgggcacacacacagatgcaaaaGTGATCAGGAAATAAACTATACCTTTCTCAGTCTGAAACTGAGATGTGATTCTCCTAAGGCGCTCAGGAAACTACAAGCCTGGAAATTGGTTGAAGGTGGTACCAGACTTGTGCCCTAAAAGCCTATTTGAACAAAAATAATATCTTGATGAAGACTAAAACATTGAAGGCCTCAACTTATTTTCACACATGGGCTTTTGAATGCAATATCTGGTACATAGAGAAAGCTTATCATATACATTATGATCTGTGCAATATATGAAAGACGGTGAAATATATGAAACATTTGAAATACTGGGTAATATATGAAAGACATGGTGAAATCAAATACAATAACTTTACAAATTAGAATTATTGGATGCATATTGTAAATCTACACACTCTATGATTAAGaggcataatttaaaaaaatcatacggAATTAGGAATCATGATATTTTACCAGGGTCATGGAAAATAAGAACTAAGTACAagtaccattttaaaaatatagtaggTGAAATTAAGATCTAAAATTCATAGCAGATTAAACTTAGCTGAAGAGAGAAATGGTATATTAAAagattttcagaagagaaaatagaatgaaagcgtaagacaaaaactgaaaaactatATGAGGTAGAGAAACAGGTAATTTAATGCTTGCAGTAACATATTTAATTGGAATCCCCGAACTTTGGGAAAAAACATAAGTAAGTAAATTTGAAGAGataaaaattggaaatttttctgaaatagagacttctaattacatttatattttatacattgtagaaaacactacaaatcaaaaagaaaattacactaaaagaagcaaaagaaattaatttaagtTACCCTTCAAAGTGCTAATTTGACTGACAGTTGACTTCCTATCAGCAACAATGGTCTGAGAAAGGATAACTCCATATCTTGAAGTCTACACCCAGTACAAGTATCAATCAAGAataaagggagaggggaaggtagCATAGGGAGTGATTGGGTAAGTGACACAAAGAATAAtaacaatttgtaatgatgaacttgctaataatattgatttgaccatcacatactgtacacaaataatgatagtcaatctgtaccacataaatatgtataattaattatgtttcagttcaaaaaataaatttagagaaaagttAGATCATACACTCCCacagaaaatacagtaaaaaacaaaaacaacagaaacagaacacgcagacacacacacacagacacacaaagaaaacaaaagtgaatagaaaatattttttataaaatataattgggGAGAATTTGTCTAAAATATGTGCACTTTCACACAGGTGTGTAAGGGTATATCACTATAAATTTTCTGatataatttctgaaaaatttctGCAACAGAAACTAAATACACTATATTATTCAACATACCTATCAAATGCCTCACTGATAAATGCATATAcaacctgcattttaacaaaaaggAATATTAAGGTACAATACAAAATGACGAGTGCTCAATATCAAGTCTATATGCAGAATGATGGTGAGtatgttatttagaaaaaaatcagatgtgCGAAAACAAAATTGctgagagaaactgaagaagcACAATTCACTAAACATACTAAATTGATTTATTGAAATTGGGTTATGGTCTTTCCTttgttaattttggaaattttatgtttttaataagtaCATAATGAATCAAATTGTAGGTTATTATTGTTGCATTTCCAAGACCAGAAGATCAATATGTTCAACCTTCCCAtatgattaaatgatttaaaataaatgatattctAAATTAGGAAGTAGGGACGTTCTTCCAACTGCCATGTTCGTAGGTTGTTGCAAATCCCCAGTCAAGATTCTCTAGGGTGTGATTCCTCAAGGTCATGCAGTTACATTTAAATTACACACACTTTACCTAAATTTAGTTTCCAAATCTGGCTCACGCTTTAGAGGCTCTCCGTGCTTCctacatctttttttccccaaagaaaaaaaatgtaatttattggaatcatttttttgcatattcttTGAATGAAACTTCTGTTGCCTAATTATAAACTAGaacttttttataaaaagttcCGTTTTGAGAAATAatgttcaaaaattttattttttgaatcacAGAAGACTTCAgtaaataaatctataaataatcTCTGGCTTATGCTGAGTTCTTAATCtgagtgttatattttaattttgatgtagaaaACTCTGAAATCAGAAATTCAGTATTTTTGGCATAGAGACTCCTGTGTGAGTACAGCTGCAGTGCAGTTGTACACAATTAATTAGTCTGAGAATAAGAACACCAGGTATTGAACTCTATTTCCTACATTGTTAAGAAACAATATGGGTTTGTTTTACAACCtcctttatttactttaattATGATTGGTCAGATTggtgaatatgaaaataatattcactatttgtcctcaacttttaaaaatctcttagagaagattaaaaaacttataaaacttTAGATAAATATGCCAGACATTTGTATAATAATTGTGATTTTAAATCCACGTAGTTGGAAGCAAATCAAAGCAGTATAACTGTGAAATCTGGATGAATACACAAAGATTTCAGGAAAAGCGCTGCCTGGAATTTCACTTTAAAAGGTAAGAGTGTTAGAATTTGGTGGAGAAGGAGGTCATTCTAGTTAGAAGAGATATTTTGTTGAAGTTGTTATATGTTATAAAAACCATGTTTTATGCATGAAATGTCAAAAATGCTGGTGCGAGTGAAATAGAGATAGGATCAGTGAGGAGTGTGGACGTGCAGTGATATTAGACATTGTGGAAATCCAGGCAGAAGTGTTTAGAATTCAGGTGTTTTGTGAGGAGGTTATCTTGAAAAATGTGTAGGGATATGAACATGactctaaaataaaatcttagcaaCATCAGACTTGCAGGGTGGGAGAAGGCAGGCTGACTGAAGACGCAGAGTTATCTGGCTGAGTAATGGGTATTGGGGTGGGAATAAAAATGGGAGCACATTTTGAAAATCCATTATTTTGCTCAAACTTCCTTTCTCACCACTGACACCTGAGATAAAGGGAAATCAGAGggaaacagagaaacacaagaaaaaaaaatggaaaagatgaagtttttGTGTTCATGGTCAGAGCCTTGAGGAAATTTGTTTcttcaacagaagaaaaagaagggaattgGTAAAGAAAGCCATTTTTACCATGcttctaaaaatgttttcactctttgttctctttttgtgCCACTTCCTATTTCCTATGGGACATTCCTAGAAATGCTAACACTTTATAATAGTCATACAGACCTGAGGGTGACAGCTCAGGTCCAGTCTAAGTGATAAACCTCACCACTACTGTTTTCTCTTCGCTGTCCAAAAGTATTAAATACCGGCATAGAAACAGAATGCTAATTCCCCAATGACCGTCTATGTGGAATTATGTCTGTTGTATGTAaggatattttaagtgaaattcatATAATAGTGCATAGTTATTTAGTCTTTAGTAAGGGGGAGAAATATTGTAAGCGTTtagtatgtacatatatttatataacttgtAGAAGACCTTTATGCGAAAGGCACATTACCtgtgttacagatgaggagatgAATCATGGATTCGTACAGGGAATATTCCATGTTCAAGTATTAAGCATCGAAAGAGAGGttcaagtgaggcacagaaagatcaAAAATTAAACATGGGTACATATTTTGTGCCAACCACTGATGGTTTCTCATTGGGAGCCATCTCTGTTCCCTCATTCCTACTGTCTCTGTTACATCTGGCTGCTCACAATGAACTCTCTGATTTCCTCCAACAGGAATGATGCACCTGAATGAGGGAAATGAGAGTGCTGGAGCCATTTTTTTCCTCATGGGCTTCTCAGAGTTTCCAACCCTCAAGGTGCCCCTCTTCCTGGTATTCTTGGCCATCTATGCTGTCACTGTGGTGGGCAACCTGGGTATGATTGTGGTCATAAATACCAATCCCAAACTTCAGACACCCATGTACTTTTTTCTTGCCCATCTTTCCTTTCTGGATTTTTGTTATTCAAGTGTGTTTACACCCAAACTATTAGAAATCTCAGTTGTGAAAGACAAAACTATCTCCTTCAAAGGATGCATAATACAATTTTTCATTGCTGGCACATTTGTGATTACAGAAGCAAATCTGTTAGCAGTGATGGCCTATGATCGGTTTGTGGCTGTTTGTAACCCCCTGCTCTACTCAGTTGCTATGTCTTGTaaactctgtgctttgcttgtagCTGGAACTTACATATGGGGTGTACTCTGTTCCATGACACTCACATATTCTCTTTTGAAACTGTCCTA of Cynocephalus volans isolate mCynVol1 chromosome 4, mCynVol1.pri, whole genome shotgun sequence contains these proteins:
- the LOC134377179 gene encoding olfactory receptor 1165-like, producing the protein MHLNEGNESAGAIFFLMGFSEFPTLKVPLFLVFLAIYAVTVVGNLGMIVVINTNPKLQTPMYFFLAHLSFLDFCYSSVFTPKLLEISVVKDKTISFKGCIIQFFIAGTFVITEANLLAVMAYDRFVAVCNPLLYSVAMSCKLCALLVAGTYIWGVLCSMTLTYSLLKLSYCGSTINHFCCEFSALLSVSCSDTHFSQMVMLVVSTLNEACSLLVILTSYVFIVVTIIKMPSTGGHRKAFSTCASHLTAITIFHGTLFVLYCVPKSKSSWLFIKVATVFYSIVIPMLNPLIYSLRNKDVKESVRQLIHTKLLSHSV